One window of the Salvia miltiorrhiza cultivar Shanhuang (shh) chromosome 6, IMPLAD_Smil_shh, whole genome shotgun sequence genome contains the following:
- the LOC130989615 gene encoding sister chromatid cohesion protein SCC2 isoform X3, with translation MLMCLTCPGMESMYRGNLTESKSFEQSMPAVNQVPTDSLGTKNYQQDHHANNDIINSSRKPKVKRKAKVDIPSAPGPDSREGQDAAVEGFCERLEDICNRAEIPSDDREETEWVPLTQSDLKALVNEIMSIRSKSLLHIVPVDTLSRMLKVLDHQIHRAEGLSIDDCEKLDAEVVSSLYCALESIHAALAIMAHDGMPKQIYKEEYIERILEFSRHQILDVMFACDPAYRALHKPNYNVALDDEEDDEVEDFGSTSKKRRTSKSVRVRKSTTNRMSGTVNIILQKLCTIVSFLKQLLLIERLSDSCILQLVRTSLQTLLVDNIQLLQLKAISLIGGIYYMYTQHRAYMMDETIQILLKLPLSKRVPRTYHLPDEEQRQIQLVTALLIQMIHHCANLPEFVRLAPGSPSLDVSIDTDYPSKCHEAVTESCCLFWSRILQRYTSTKNQDASELKSMMENLVMDLLTTLNLPEYPASAPILEVLCVLLLQNAGLKSKDIAARTMAIDLLGTIAARLKHDAVVCRKEKFWIVQVLMNSENSDPNYLRDVCAICLDSTAERSSIECQGCHRPFHFDCIGGREQDLSSRTFDCQVCLCEKQLLVLKTHCESESKDDQKQNRVSKKSSRASFSVTKEEIIQQMLLSYLQDAGSADELHLFMRWFYLCLWYKDDPASPQKFLYFLARMKSRAILRDSFSFSSFLTRDSVKKVTLALGQNNSFARGFDKILQVLLASLRENSPVIRAKAMRAVSIIVEADPEVLGDRLVQTAVEGRFCDSAISVREAALELVGKHIASHPDVGLKYFEKVAERIKDTGVSVRKRAIKIIKDMCTSFTDFSQSTTAFVEIISRINDEESSIQDLVCKTFYEFWFEEPSGLQSRTFKDGSSVPLEVTKKTEQVVETLRRMSSHQPLAIVIKRILALDFFPQSAKAAGINPVLLASVRRRCELMCKCLLENVLRVAETNSEEGEGRMLPYILLLHSFCLVDPTLCAPASDPSQFIITLQPYLKSQSDNRVAAQMLESILFIIDSVLPLLRKLPETVVEELEQDLKQMIVRHSFLTVVHACIKCLCSAGKVSGKGASVVEYLIQLFYKRLDALGFDNKQQVGRSLFCLGLLIRYGSPLLDASASNPRNMDVASSIDLFKKYLQAEDFIIKVRALQALGYVFIARPECMLQKDVSKILEATLSTSADVRLKMQSLQNMYEYLLDAESRMEPDKASNDNNNQSADGTSVPVAAGAGDTNICGGIVQLHWDSILGRSLDANEHVRQAALKIVEIVLRQGLVHPITCVPYLIALETDPEEVNAKLSHHLLMNMNEKYPAFCESRLGDGLQLSFIFIRTMSGDLPEVSNKSQAKLFSNIKGKVDVGSSTFARHGVARIYKLIRGNRISRNRFMSSIVHKFETPTCSDSVIPFLMYCVEILALLPFTLPDEPLYLIYTINRVVQVRSGTLESNIKDFLNLLQGNVHKSNGNGMAQVDSTISPGSERNMAIDGNQTLQGELPNQHLYGEDSYTDPNTNPMPSRDPYTISASDFQKIQSDFLAAGALQLLLKLKRHLKIVYSLDDIRCQAFSPNEPVKPGESLVRQSIPFNISDVNIDPPNTYEDVVQRYQEFKNALREDTIDYSTYTANIKRKRPPSTRRGKAIRMADMDDDDDGDDDEDWGNGVSRLNKSAGRRGSYTRTRQRQQL, from the exons ATGCTGATGTGTCTTACTT GTCCTGGTATGGAGTCAATGTATAGAGGTAATTTGACCGAATCAAAGTCCTTTGAGCAGAGCATGCCTGCCGTTAATCAAGTGCCAACTGACTCATTAGGTACAAAAAATTATCAGCAAGACCATCATGCTAATAAT GATATTATTAACTCTTCCCGAAAACcaaaagtaaaaagaaaagcaaaagttGACATACCATCAGCTCCTGGTCCTGATTCCCGTGAGGGTCAAG ATGCAGCTGTTGAGGGCTTTTGTGAAAGGTTGGAGGACATATGTAACAGAGCGGAAATTCCTTCTGACGACAGAGAAGAAACAGAATGGGTACCATTGACCCAATCTGATCTTAAGGCACTAGTCAATGAAATCATGTCAATTCGATCCAAGAGTTTACTCCATATAGTTCCAGTTGATACTCTTTCAAGGATGTTAAAAGTTTTAGATCACCAGATTCATCGAGCAGAAGGACTTTCAATAGATGATTGTGAAAAG TTGGATGCTGAGGTGGTATCATCCCTTTATTGTGCTCTGGAGTCCATTCATGCAGCTTTGGCTATTATGGCTCATGATGGAATGCCTAAACAGATTTACAAGGAAGAG TATATTGAAAGGATCTTGGAATTTTCAAGACATCAAATTTTGGATGTTATGTTTGCTTGTGATCCTGCATATCGGGCTCTACACAAACCAAATTATAATGTGGCACTTGATG ATGAGGAGGATGATGAAGTTGAGGATTTTGGTTCAACCAGTAAGAAGAGGCGAACTTCTAAGAGTGTTAGAGTTAGGAAATCAACAACAAACCG GATGTCTGGTACAGTAAACATTATTCTTCAGAAGTTGTGCACCATTGTCAGTTTTCTTAAGCAGTTGTTGTTGATAGAACGCTTATCAGATAGTTGCATTCTACAACTTGTGAGAACTAGTTTACAGACTCTTTTGGTGGATAATATCCAGCTTTTGCAGCTGAAAGCAATCAGTTTAATTGGTGGG ATTTATTATATGTACACTCAGCATCGTGCGTATATGATGGATGAAACTATTCAAATACTTCTAAAGCTGCCACTTTCTAAGAGAGTACCAAGAACTTATCATCTTCCAGATGAAGAACAAAGGCAGATTCAGTTAGTCACTGCTCTATTGATTCAAATGATTCATCATTGTGCAAATCTTCCTGAATTCGTGAGGCTAGCCCCTGGAAGTCCTTCACTGGACGTTTCTATTGATACTGACTACCCTTCCAAATGTCATGAGGCCGTTACAGAGTCTTGCTGCCTCTTTTGGAGTCGAATTCTTCAGCGGTATACAAGCACAAAAAATCAGGATGCATCTGAATTGAAGTCAATGATGGAAAATCTTGTGATGGATTTGCTCACTACTCTGAACTTACCGGAGTATCCAGCCTCGGCTCCTATTCTAGAG GTTCTGTGTGTATTACTACTTCAGAATGCTGGGTTGAAATCAAAAGATATTGCTGCCAGAACAATGGCCATTGACCTTCTTGGTACAATTGCTGCAAGGTTAAAACATGATGCAGTGGTGTGTAGGAAGGAAAAGTTTTGGATTGTACAGGTCTTGATGAATAGTGAAAATAGTGACCCTAACTATCTGAGAGATGTCTGTGCTATTTGTTTGGATTCAACTGCCGAAAGGTCTAGTATCGAATGTCAAGGCTGTCATAGGCCATTCCATTTTGATTGTATTGGCGGAAGAGAGCAGGATCTTTCTTCTCGTACCTTCGATTGTCAGGTTTGCTTATGCGAGAAACAGCTTCTTGTATTGAAAACGCATTGCGAGTCCGAATCCAAGGATGACCAGAAACAAAATCGTGTTTCAAAAAAATCTTCCAGAGCTTCATTCTCAGTAACAAAAGAGGAGATCATTCAACAAATGCTCCTAAGTTATTTGCAGGATGCAGGGTCTGCAGATGAACTGCATCTCTTTATGCGATG GTTTTATCTTTGCCTTTGGTATAAAGATGATCCTGCTTCTCCTCAAAAGTTCCTCTACTTTCTTGCGAGGATGAAATCAAGAGCAATTCTGCGagactcattttctttttcatctttCCTGACGAGGGATTCAGTGAAAAAAGTTACTCTAGCATTGGGACAAAATAATTCTTTTGCTAGAGGATTTGACAAGATACTTCAAGTGCTATTG GCCAGCCTGAGGGAGAACTCACCAGTGATTCGTGCTAAGGCAATGCGAGCA GTTAGTATCATCGTTGAAGCAGATCCTGAGGTTTTGGGTGACAGGCTTGTGCAAACAGCAGTTGAAGGGAGGTTTTGTGACTCTGCTATATCAGTAAGAGAAGCAGCACTCGAGCTTGTTGGAAAGCACATTGCATCGCATCCTGATGTTGGTCTAAAG TATTTTGAGAAGGTAGCAGAGAGGATTAAGGATACTGGAGTAAGTGTCCGAAAACGAGCCATTAAAATTATCAAGGATATGTGTACCTCCTTCACTGACTTTTCACAGAGCACCACTGCTTTTGTGGAGATAATTTCCCGTATCAATGATGAAGAATCCAGCATACAG GATCTGGTCTGCAAGACATTTTATGAGTTTTGGTTTGAGGAGCCTTCTGGTTTGCAAAGCCGTACTTTTAAAGATGGTAGTTCTGTTCCTCTGGAAGTGACTAAGAAGACAGAACAGGTCGTTGAAACTTTGAGAAGGATGTCCAGTCACCAACCACTTGCTATTGTCATTAAAAGAATCTTAGCCCTTGATTTCTTTCCCCAATCTGCTAAAGCTGCTGGGATAAACCCTGTATTACTTGCATCTGTACGCAGGCGATGTGAGCTAATGTGCAAGTGTCTGCTGGAAAACGTATTGCGG GTTGCTGAGACAAACAGTGAGGAAGGAGAGGGCCGTATGCTTCCATATATTCTTCTACTGCATTCATTTTGTCTGGTGGATCCTACATTATGTGCACCAGCCTCTGATCCTTCTCAGTTTATTATCACACTGCAGCCTTATTTGAAGAGTCAG TCTGACAATCGAGTGGCGGCTCAGATGCTGGAGAGCATATTGTTTATAATTGATTCTGTCTTGCCATTATTGCGGAAGCTTCCTGAAACTGTTGTGGAGGAACTTGAACAAGACCTCAAACAAATGATAGTCCGACATTCTTTCTTGACAGTTGTACACGCTTGCATAAA ATGTTTATGCTCTGCGGGGAAAGTATCAGGGAAAGGTGCAAGTGTTGTTGAGTATCTTATCCAGTTGTTTTACAAACGCCTGGATGCCTTGGGGTTTGATAACAAGCAG cAAGTAGGTAGGTCCCTGTTTTGTCTTGGGTTGTTGATTCGCTATGGTAGTCCATTACTGGATGCCTCTGCTTCCAACCCAAGAAACATGGATGTAGCAAGTAGTATCGACTTATTCAAAAAGTATCTCCAGGCTGAGGACTTCATTATTAAAGTCCGGGCACTACAG GCTTTAGGCTATGTTTTCATTGCTCGTCCTGAATGTATGTTGCAAAAGGATGTCAGTAAAATTTTGGAGGCAACTCTTTCCACCAGTGCTGATGTTCGTCTGAAG ATGCAATCATTACAGAACATGTACGAGTACCTTCTGGATGCGGAAAGCCGGATGGAGCCAGATAAAGCTagtaatgataataataatcaatCAGCGGATGGTACCAGTGTTCCTGTTGCTGCCGGAGCTGGTGATACTAACATTTGCGGCGGTATAGTTCAGCTACATTGGGATAGCATCTTAGGAAGAAGTCTGGATGCAAACGAACATGTCCGTCAAGCTGCTCTTAAG ATTGTTGAAATTGTGTTGCGCCAAGGTCTTGTACATCCTATTACTTGTGTTCCGTATCTCATTGCCCTTGAAACAGATCCAGAGGAAGTTAATGCAAAGTTGTCTCATCATCTCTTGATGAATATGAATGAGAA GTATCCAGCTTTCTGTGAAAGCCGTCTTGGTGATGGCCTTCAGTTGTCATTTATTTTCATTCGTACCATGAGCGGAGATCTCCCTGAAGTGTCAAATAAGTCCCAGGCCAAATTATTTAGCAATATTAAGGGAAAGGTAGATGTGGGGTCTTCAACATTTGCGCGGCATGGTGTGGCTCGAATCTATAAGCTCATTCGTGGGAATCGTATTTCAAGAAACAGATTCATGTCGTCTATTGTACACAAATTTGAAACACCGACCTGCAGTGATTCTGTGATACCATTTCTAAT GTATTGCGTTGAGATTCTTGCTTTGCTACCTTTCACGTTACCTGATGAGCCTCTTTATTTGATCTATACTATAAACCGAGTGGTACAAGTTAGGTCTGGGACATTAGAATCAAACATTAAGGACTTTTTGAATTTATTACAAGGAAATGTTCATAAAAGCAATGGGAATGGAATGGCCCAAGTCGATAGCACTATAAGCCCTGGTAGTGAAAGAAACATGGCAATTGATGGTAACCAGACACTACAGGGTGAGTTACCGAATCAACATTTATATGGGGAAGATTCATATACAGATCCAAACACGAATCCCATGCCCTCGAGAGATCCTTATACCATCTCTGCAAGTGACTTTCAGAAAATTCAG TCCGACTTTCTAGCAGCTGGTGCGCTGCAACTTCTTCTAAAGCTCAAGAGGCACCTGAAGATTGTTTACAGCCTAGATGACATCCGATGCCAG GCATTTTCTCCAAATGAACCGGTCAAACCAGGCGAAAGTTTAGTACGACAGAGTATTCCATTCAATATCAGCGATGTCAACATTGACCCTCCCAACACCTACGAAGATGTCGTTCAGAGATATCAG GAGTTCAAGAATGCTTTAAGGGAAGACACAATTGACTATTCAACCTACACAGCCAACATCAAGAGGAAACGGCCGCCCTCCACGAGACGAGGGAAGGCTATCCGAATGGCAGATatggatgatgatgatgatggggATGATGATGAAGATTGGGGTAACGGTGTATCCAGGTTGAACAAGAGTGCCGGTAGGAGAGGTAGTTACACGAGAACGAGGCAGCGGCAACAGCTGTAA
- the LOC130989615 gene encoding sister chromatid cohesion protein SCC2 isoform X4 — MESMYRGNLTESKSFEQSMPAVNQVPTDSLGTKNYQQDHHANNDIINSSRKPKVKRKAKVDIPSAPGPDSREGQDAAVEGFCERLEDICNRAEIPSDDREETEWVPLTQSDLKALVNEIMSIRSKSLLHIVPVDTLSRMLKVLDHQIHRAEGLSIDDCEKLDAEVVSSLYCALESIHAALAIMAHDGMPKQIYKEEYIERILEFSRHQILDVMFACDPAYRALHKPNYNVALDDEEDDEVEDFGSTSKKRRTSKSVRVRKSTTNRMSGTVNIILQKLCTIVSFLKQLLLIERLSDSCILQLVRTSLQTLLVDNIQLLQLKAISLIGGIYYMYTQHRAYMMDETIQILLKLPLSKRVPRTYHLPDEEQRQIQLVTALLIQMIHHCANLPEFVRLAPGSPSLDVSIDTDYPSKCHEAVTESCCLFWSRILQRYTSTKNQDASELKSMMENLVMDLLTTLNLPEYPASAPILEVLCVLLLQNAGLKSKDIAARTMAIDLLGTIAARLKHDAVVCRKEKFWIVQVLMNSENSDPNYLRDVCAICLDSTAERSSIECQGCHRPFHFDCIGGREQDLSSRTFDCQVCLCEKQLLVLKTHCESESKDDQKQNRVSKKSSRASFSVTKEEIIQQMLLSYLQDAGSADELHLFMRWFYLCLWYKDDPASPQKFLYFLARMKSRAILRDSFSFSSFLTRDSVKKVTLALGQNNSFARGFDKILQVLLASLRENSPVIRAKAMRAVSIIVEADPEVLGDRLVQTAVEGRFCDSAISVREAALELVGKHIASHPDVGLKYFEKVAERIKDTGVSVRKRAIKIIKDMCTSFTDFSQSTTAFVEIISRINDEESSIQDLVCKTFYEFWFEEPSGLQSRTFKDGSSVPLEVTKKTEQVVETLRRMSSHQPLAIVIKRILALDFFPQSAKAAGINPVLLASVRRRCELMCKCLLENVLRVAETNSEEGEGRMLPYILLLHSFCLVDPTLCAPASDPSQFIITLQPYLKSQSDNRVAAQMLESILFIIDSVLPLLRKLPETVVEELEQDLKQMIVRHSFLTVVHACIKCLCSAGKVSGKGASVVEYLIQLFYKRLDALGFDNKQQVGRSLFCLGLLIRYGSPLLDASASNPRNMDVASSIDLFKKYLQAEDFIIKVRALQALGYVFIARPECMLQKDVSKILEATLSTSADVRLKMQSLQNMYEYLLDAESRMEPDKASNDNNNQSADGTSVPVAAGAGDTNICGGIVQLHWDSILGRSLDANEHVRQAALKIVEIVLRQGLVHPITCVPYLIALETDPEEVNAKLSHHLLMNMNEKYPAFCESRLGDGLQLSFIFIRTMSGDLPEVSNKSQAKLFSNIKGKVDVGSSTFARHGVARIYKLIRGNRISRNRFMSSIVHKFETPTCSDSVIPFLMYCVEILALLPFTLPDEPLYLIYTINRVVQVRSGTLESNIKDFLNLLQGNVHKSNGNGMAQVDSTISPGSERNMAIDGNQTLQGELPNQHLYGEDSYTDPNTNPMPSRDPYTISASDFQKIQSDFLAAGALQLLLKLKRHLKIVYSLDDIRCQAFSPNEPVKPGESLVRQSIPFNISDVNIDPPNTYEDVVQRYQEFKNALREDTIDYSTYTANIKRKRPPSTRRGKAIRMADMDDDDDGDDDEDWGNGVSRLNKSAGRRGSYTRTRQRQQL, encoded by the exons ATGGAGTCAATGTATAGAGGTAATTTGACCGAATCAAAGTCCTTTGAGCAGAGCATGCCTGCCGTTAATCAAGTGCCAACTGACTCATTAGGTACAAAAAATTATCAGCAAGACCATCATGCTAATAAT GATATTATTAACTCTTCCCGAAAACcaaaagtaaaaagaaaagcaaaagttGACATACCATCAGCTCCTGGTCCTGATTCCCGTGAGGGTCAAG ATGCAGCTGTTGAGGGCTTTTGTGAAAGGTTGGAGGACATATGTAACAGAGCGGAAATTCCTTCTGACGACAGAGAAGAAACAGAATGGGTACCATTGACCCAATCTGATCTTAAGGCACTAGTCAATGAAATCATGTCAATTCGATCCAAGAGTTTACTCCATATAGTTCCAGTTGATACTCTTTCAAGGATGTTAAAAGTTTTAGATCACCAGATTCATCGAGCAGAAGGACTTTCAATAGATGATTGTGAAAAG TTGGATGCTGAGGTGGTATCATCCCTTTATTGTGCTCTGGAGTCCATTCATGCAGCTTTGGCTATTATGGCTCATGATGGAATGCCTAAACAGATTTACAAGGAAGAG TATATTGAAAGGATCTTGGAATTTTCAAGACATCAAATTTTGGATGTTATGTTTGCTTGTGATCCTGCATATCGGGCTCTACACAAACCAAATTATAATGTGGCACTTGATG ATGAGGAGGATGATGAAGTTGAGGATTTTGGTTCAACCAGTAAGAAGAGGCGAACTTCTAAGAGTGTTAGAGTTAGGAAATCAACAACAAACCG GATGTCTGGTACAGTAAACATTATTCTTCAGAAGTTGTGCACCATTGTCAGTTTTCTTAAGCAGTTGTTGTTGATAGAACGCTTATCAGATAGTTGCATTCTACAACTTGTGAGAACTAGTTTACAGACTCTTTTGGTGGATAATATCCAGCTTTTGCAGCTGAAAGCAATCAGTTTAATTGGTGGG ATTTATTATATGTACACTCAGCATCGTGCGTATATGATGGATGAAACTATTCAAATACTTCTAAAGCTGCCACTTTCTAAGAGAGTACCAAGAACTTATCATCTTCCAGATGAAGAACAAAGGCAGATTCAGTTAGTCACTGCTCTATTGATTCAAATGATTCATCATTGTGCAAATCTTCCTGAATTCGTGAGGCTAGCCCCTGGAAGTCCTTCACTGGACGTTTCTATTGATACTGACTACCCTTCCAAATGTCATGAGGCCGTTACAGAGTCTTGCTGCCTCTTTTGGAGTCGAATTCTTCAGCGGTATACAAGCACAAAAAATCAGGATGCATCTGAATTGAAGTCAATGATGGAAAATCTTGTGATGGATTTGCTCACTACTCTGAACTTACCGGAGTATCCAGCCTCGGCTCCTATTCTAGAG GTTCTGTGTGTATTACTACTTCAGAATGCTGGGTTGAAATCAAAAGATATTGCTGCCAGAACAATGGCCATTGACCTTCTTGGTACAATTGCTGCAAGGTTAAAACATGATGCAGTGGTGTGTAGGAAGGAAAAGTTTTGGATTGTACAGGTCTTGATGAATAGTGAAAATAGTGACCCTAACTATCTGAGAGATGTCTGTGCTATTTGTTTGGATTCAACTGCCGAAAGGTCTAGTATCGAATGTCAAGGCTGTCATAGGCCATTCCATTTTGATTGTATTGGCGGAAGAGAGCAGGATCTTTCTTCTCGTACCTTCGATTGTCAGGTTTGCTTATGCGAGAAACAGCTTCTTGTATTGAAAACGCATTGCGAGTCCGAATCCAAGGATGACCAGAAACAAAATCGTGTTTCAAAAAAATCTTCCAGAGCTTCATTCTCAGTAACAAAAGAGGAGATCATTCAACAAATGCTCCTAAGTTATTTGCAGGATGCAGGGTCTGCAGATGAACTGCATCTCTTTATGCGATG GTTTTATCTTTGCCTTTGGTATAAAGATGATCCTGCTTCTCCTCAAAAGTTCCTCTACTTTCTTGCGAGGATGAAATCAAGAGCAATTCTGCGagactcattttctttttcatctttCCTGACGAGGGATTCAGTGAAAAAAGTTACTCTAGCATTGGGACAAAATAATTCTTTTGCTAGAGGATTTGACAAGATACTTCAAGTGCTATTG GCCAGCCTGAGGGAGAACTCACCAGTGATTCGTGCTAAGGCAATGCGAGCA GTTAGTATCATCGTTGAAGCAGATCCTGAGGTTTTGGGTGACAGGCTTGTGCAAACAGCAGTTGAAGGGAGGTTTTGTGACTCTGCTATATCAGTAAGAGAAGCAGCACTCGAGCTTGTTGGAAAGCACATTGCATCGCATCCTGATGTTGGTCTAAAG TATTTTGAGAAGGTAGCAGAGAGGATTAAGGATACTGGAGTAAGTGTCCGAAAACGAGCCATTAAAATTATCAAGGATATGTGTACCTCCTTCACTGACTTTTCACAGAGCACCACTGCTTTTGTGGAGATAATTTCCCGTATCAATGATGAAGAATCCAGCATACAG GATCTGGTCTGCAAGACATTTTATGAGTTTTGGTTTGAGGAGCCTTCTGGTTTGCAAAGCCGTACTTTTAAAGATGGTAGTTCTGTTCCTCTGGAAGTGACTAAGAAGACAGAACAGGTCGTTGAAACTTTGAGAAGGATGTCCAGTCACCAACCACTTGCTATTGTCATTAAAAGAATCTTAGCCCTTGATTTCTTTCCCCAATCTGCTAAAGCTGCTGGGATAAACCCTGTATTACTTGCATCTGTACGCAGGCGATGTGAGCTAATGTGCAAGTGTCTGCTGGAAAACGTATTGCGG GTTGCTGAGACAAACAGTGAGGAAGGAGAGGGCCGTATGCTTCCATATATTCTTCTACTGCATTCATTTTGTCTGGTGGATCCTACATTATGTGCACCAGCCTCTGATCCTTCTCAGTTTATTATCACACTGCAGCCTTATTTGAAGAGTCAG TCTGACAATCGAGTGGCGGCTCAGATGCTGGAGAGCATATTGTTTATAATTGATTCTGTCTTGCCATTATTGCGGAAGCTTCCTGAAACTGTTGTGGAGGAACTTGAACAAGACCTCAAACAAATGATAGTCCGACATTCTTTCTTGACAGTTGTACACGCTTGCATAAA ATGTTTATGCTCTGCGGGGAAAGTATCAGGGAAAGGTGCAAGTGTTGTTGAGTATCTTATCCAGTTGTTTTACAAACGCCTGGATGCCTTGGGGTTTGATAACAAGCAG cAAGTAGGTAGGTCCCTGTTTTGTCTTGGGTTGTTGATTCGCTATGGTAGTCCATTACTGGATGCCTCTGCTTCCAACCCAAGAAACATGGATGTAGCAAGTAGTATCGACTTATTCAAAAAGTATCTCCAGGCTGAGGACTTCATTATTAAAGTCCGGGCACTACAG GCTTTAGGCTATGTTTTCATTGCTCGTCCTGAATGTATGTTGCAAAAGGATGTCAGTAAAATTTTGGAGGCAACTCTTTCCACCAGTGCTGATGTTCGTCTGAAG ATGCAATCATTACAGAACATGTACGAGTACCTTCTGGATGCGGAAAGCCGGATGGAGCCAGATAAAGCTagtaatgataataataatcaatCAGCGGATGGTACCAGTGTTCCTGTTGCTGCCGGAGCTGGTGATACTAACATTTGCGGCGGTATAGTTCAGCTACATTGGGATAGCATCTTAGGAAGAAGTCTGGATGCAAACGAACATGTCCGTCAAGCTGCTCTTAAG ATTGTTGAAATTGTGTTGCGCCAAGGTCTTGTACATCCTATTACTTGTGTTCCGTATCTCATTGCCCTTGAAACAGATCCAGAGGAAGTTAATGCAAAGTTGTCTCATCATCTCTTGATGAATATGAATGAGAA GTATCCAGCTTTCTGTGAAAGCCGTCTTGGTGATGGCCTTCAGTTGTCATTTATTTTCATTCGTACCATGAGCGGAGATCTCCCTGAAGTGTCAAATAAGTCCCAGGCCAAATTATTTAGCAATATTAAGGGAAAGGTAGATGTGGGGTCTTCAACATTTGCGCGGCATGGTGTGGCTCGAATCTATAAGCTCATTCGTGGGAATCGTATTTCAAGAAACAGATTCATGTCGTCTATTGTACACAAATTTGAAACACCGACCTGCAGTGATTCTGTGATACCATTTCTAAT GTATTGCGTTGAGATTCTTGCTTTGCTACCTTTCACGTTACCTGATGAGCCTCTTTATTTGATCTATACTATAAACCGAGTGGTACAAGTTAGGTCTGGGACATTAGAATCAAACATTAAGGACTTTTTGAATTTATTACAAGGAAATGTTCATAAAAGCAATGGGAATGGAATGGCCCAAGTCGATAGCACTATAAGCCCTGGTAGTGAAAGAAACATGGCAATTGATGGTAACCAGACACTACAGGGTGAGTTACCGAATCAACATTTATATGGGGAAGATTCATATACAGATCCAAACACGAATCCCATGCCCTCGAGAGATCCTTATACCATCTCTGCAAGTGACTTTCAGAAAATTCAG TCCGACTTTCTAGCAGCTGGTGCGCTGCAACTTCTTCTAAAGCTCAAGAGGCACCTGAAGATTGTTTACAGCCTAGATGACATCCGATGCCAG GCATTTTCTCCAAATGAACCGGTCAAACCAGGCGAAAGTTTAGTACGACAGAGTATTCCATTCAATATCAGCGATGTCAACATTGACCCTCCCAACACCTACGAAGATGTCGTTCAGAGATATCAG GAGTTCAAGAATGCTTTAAGGGAAGACACAATTGACTATTCAACCTACACAGCCAACATCAAGAGGAAACGGCCGCCCTCCACGAGACGAGGGAAGGCTATCCGAATGGCAGATatggatgatgatgatgatggggATGATGATGAAGATTGGGGTAACGGTGTATCCAGGTTGAACAAGAGTGCCGGTAGGAGAGGTAGTTACACGAGAACGAGGCAGCGGCAACAGCTGTAA